From Bacteroidales bacterium, the proteins below share one genomic window:
- a CDS encoding PKD domain-containing protein, producing the protein MIGRLLILLGLLFFLNAHAQNCSPIVPSLTVDLSTNSDTTWISPSIQRLGLCCNSSDPDVCVEFVIYLNPESQGILFNIYSGAVPGGSMFYQINCGPPVAVGQPICLNGYGPHILTFCKPGNNTNQYSITSIPAPSVSGNITLNEGCIGTISTTGLNPSSITINSIYPGNFGAYNHFLSCPSGCESSQVIATTNYPPYVDYQVCGIIESNCSTIPFCDTVRITFNPTLNVQIQPNPAILCFGTNSLTLTAIGSGGTPPYSYTWNTGQMTQNINVGVGSYTVILEDASNCPPVSTNITVSSYPSPIQVNAGNDQNVCISSSSVQLNGTVISAAGGIWSGGNGIFLPSNQVLNPVYFPTASEINNGYVNLILTSTGNGSCPAVSDTVRINFLPFTGNVQFINQPASCYQAADGNIQVNISGGNPPYSYLWSNSNTSNYISGLAAGNYTVTITDGIGCSLVQSTSIAQPPQLQAFATTNPTSCYGGNNGNAIVNIVGGTPGYLVQWSNGAVGNNVSNLSPGNFSFTVTDSKGCTFSNNITINQPDSLTIQASTQNPLCAQSNTGSIQLNVTGGTPPYTYNWQPSNYNGANIQNLNSGYYTVTITDNKGCIKTTTIQLTDPPQLNATVTTSNPTCYGSTNGSAIVNAQGGTPPYIYVWSPYGGNQSSANNLVAGNYSVTVYDANGCAFVYNFQLTSPPPLTSSINWTHNVSCYGGNDGSASISVLGGTPPYNYTWQPYGGNTSIGSNLAAGNYLVSITDGNNCIIQQNVNITQPSLPLTVQLFNTNISCNGGNNGNINSVVSGGTPPYTYTWNIPSINSPSLSNVTAGNYAITITDNNGCTATSFATLSEPDAINISTSSVASLCGNSTGSASATVSGGNPPYTYNWFPGNYTNSTINNISSGVYNVTVTDAMNCSNSASVLVNDIGSPTITISSISNVSCFGGNNGSISVNASGGAPPYNYSWYPYGGSSSTATGLSAGIFNISVIDANGCIATQTAEITQPSAIQLASNKTDASCNGSSNGQANVFAQGGTPPYTYFWQPGNYTLQTITNLTPGIYNVTVTDANNCTEQTFVQINQPQILQAQVLSAKNVSCYNGNDGSISIQTNGGTPPYNYLWSPTNYTSSQINNLSSGTHTVYITDSKGCAISLSIILTQPTPMSIFLTKNDANCYHSSDASVIAFCSGGVPPYSYLWNPGGGNTQTYSNLLAATYYVTVTDSLGCNISSSIQVNQPTPIIPIILQKENVHCYGANDGMILLGANGGTPPYTYHWNTNQTSPSISNLSPGTYSCTISDSHNCSATISIDISGPIEPLTINATSSPTNCNNSTDGIVSVTASGGTTPYTYIWIPSGATTPTVSNLPSGNYTVSVFDANQCVASENIQINSPTPLSGNIQVIRNVDCNGSSTGEISAIVQGGTPPYSFSWNTVPQQNTQTATNVYAGSYNVTITDANACSVVLNGTITQPQPLTGVISTNNPTCYNGNNGYAWVTVTGGTPPYNYTWNTMPTQTSFFANNLTKGIYYVSVEDALGCQWIDSCSLSNPTQVITTITDTLIICQGESATLSASAIGGSGNYFYYWNNNLFGQTITVSPPHSSSYIVIAFDSLGCEGIPDTCNLVVKEFYPQNVHLFANSPICPGNSSLIYVTSSANHYDTLYYAWSNGLGPGPGAFIIVPSQPTTYYVTVSNSCDIHIVDSITVLFKTPPQINFYSDVFQGCVPVTINFTDSSTTPYDYINRWLWNFGDGNTSTVQNPTHTFTTPGTYYVSLEVETNMGCINDNNQNPLPVYIFENPTANFTTNKDIYYLPNDPVVCTNLSNGAVAYFWDFGDGNSSTNPNPLHYYDNFGSYTIMLVATNMYQCTDTAYKNISVSGDIVFPNAFTPDPNGPNGGYYSETDYSNHIFFPVSKGVAEFNMQIFNRWGELIFETNDIKIGWDGYYKGKLCQQDVYVYQAKARFIDGRKIEKKGDVLLIR; encoded by the coding sequence ATGATAGGTAGATTGCTGATATTATTGGGATTATTATTTTTTTTAAATGCTCATGCTCAAAATTGTTCACCCATTGTTCCTTCTCTTACAGTTGATTTATCTACTAATTCTGATACAACTTGGATTAGTCCATCCATTCAACGCTTAGGTCTTTGTTGTAATTCATCAGATCCTGATGTATGCGTTGAATTTGTCATTTACCTAAACCCAGAAAGCCAAGGTATTTTATTTAACATTTATTCCGGAGCTGTTCCAGGTGGTTCTATGTTTTATCAGATAAATTGCGGACCACCTGTTGCTGTTGGACAACCTATCTGTCTTAATGGCTACGGACCCCATATTTTAACTTTTTGCAAACCTGGAAATAACACCAACCAATATAGTATTACTTCCATTCCTGCACCATCTGTATCTGGTAATATCACATTAAATGAAGGTTGCATTGGCACCATATCAACGACAGGTTTAAACCCATCGTCAATAACCATTAATTCCATTTATCCTGGAAATTTTGGAGCTTATAATCATTTTTTATCTTGCCCTTCCGGATGCGAAAGTTCACAAGTTATTGCAACAACCAATTATCCACCGTATGTTGATTATCAAGTTTGTGGAATCATTGAAAGCAATTGTTCTACCATTCCATTTTGCGATACTGTAAGAATTACATTTAATCCTACCCTTAATGTTCAAATTCAACCTAATCCTGCCATTTTATGCTTTGGAACTAATTCTTTAACATTAACAGCAATCGGGTCTGGAGGAACACCACCATATAGTTATACATGGAATACCGGTCAAATGACTCAAAATATTAATGTAGGAGTAGGAAGCTATACTGTTATTTTAGAAGATGCAAGCAACTGCCCTCCGGTTTCAACAAACATTACGGTTTCCTCATATCCTAGCCCCATTCAGGTTAATGCCGGTAACGACCAAAATGTTTGTATTTCATCATCATCTGTTCAATTAAATGGAACTGTTATATCCGCTGCGGGTGGAATATGGAGTGGTGGAAATGGAATATTTCTGCCATCTAATCAGGTATTAAATCCGGTATATTTCCCTACTGCAAGCGAAATCAATAATGGATACGTTAATTTGATATTAACCTCTACTGGAAATGGCTCTTGTCCCGCCGTTTCTGATACAGTCAGAATTAATTTTTTGCCATTTACCGGTAATGTTCAATTTATTAACCAACCTGCTAGTTGCTATCAAGCTGCCGATGGAAACATACAAGTAAATATTAGTGGAGGAAACCCACCTTATTCATATTTATGGAGTAATTCAAACACGTCAAATTATATCTCCGGGTTAGCAGCCGGAAATTATACTGTAACCATCACCGATGGGATAGGTTGTAGCCTTGTTCAATCAACATCGATTGCACAACCACCACAATTACAGGCATTTGCAACTACAAATCCAACGAGTTGTTATGGTGGGAATAATGGCAATGCAATTGTCAACATTGTTGGTGGAACTCCAGGTTATCTTGTTCAATGGTCAAATGGCGCCGTTGGGAATAATGTCTCTAATTTATCTCCTGGAAATTTTAGTTTTACCGTTACCGATAGTAAAGGCTGTACATTTTCAAATAATATTACCATAAATCAACCAGACAGTTTAACAATTCAAGCCTCAACACAAAATCCTCTTTGTGCTCAGTCAAATACTGGTTCTATACAATTAAATGTTACTGGTGGTACACCACCTTATACGTATAATTGGCAACCCTCTAATTATAATGGAGCAAATATACAAAACCTCAATTCCGGTTATTATACTGTAACTATCACAGATAACAAAGGATGCATAAAAACTACAACCATTCAATTAACCGATCCACCACAGCTAAATGCAACTGTTACAACTTCAAATCCTACATGCTATGGTTCTACAAACGGTTCTGCTATAGTAAATGCCCAAGGAGGAACTCCACCATATATTTATGTATGGTCTCCATATGGAGGGAACCAGTCCAGTGCAAACAATCTTGTAGCAGGAAATTATTCTGTAACTGTTTATGATGCCAATGGATGTGCTTTTGTTTATAATTTTCAATTAACCTCTCCTCCTCCATTAACTTCTAGTATCAACTGGACTCATAATGTAAGTTGCTATGGCGGCAATGATGGTTCTGCTAGCATTTCTGTTTTAGGTGGTACTCCTCCATATAACTATACATGGCAACCATACGGAGGAAATACAAGTATTGGAAGCAATCTTGCAGCAGGAAATTATCTTGTTTCTATAACAGATGGTAATAATTGTATTATTCAGCAAAATGTAAATATAACTCAGCCATCTTTGCCATTAACTGTTCAATTATTTAACACAAACATTTCATGTAATGGCGGAAATAACGGAAACATTAATTCTGTTGTTTCCGGAGGTACACCACCATATACTTATACATGGAATATTCCATCCATTAACTCTCCTTCATTAAGTAATGTTACTGCCGGTAATTATGCTATTACTATTACAGACAATAATGGATGCACAGCGACATCCTTTGCAACACTGAGCGAACCTGATGCCATTAATATTTCTACATCTTCAGTAGCTTCATTATGTGGAAATTCAACAGGATCTGCCTCAGCAACTGTTTCAGGAGGGAATCCTCCCTATACTTACAACTGGTTTCCGGGAAATTATACAAATTCAACCATTAATAATATCTCTTCAGGAGTTTATAACGTAACCGTTACGGACGCTATGAATTGTAGCAATAGTGCTTCAGTTTTAGTCAATGATATAGGTTCGCCCACCATAACCATTTCTTCCATTTCCAATGTATCTTGCTTTGGAGGGAACAATGGAAGTATCAGTGTAAATGCAAGCGGTGGAGCCCCCCCTTATAACTATAGCTGGTATCCTTATGGAGGTTCATCTTCAACTGCCACTGGACTATCTGCAGGAATTTTTAATATATCAGTAATAGATGCTAACGGATGCATTGCTACACAAACAGCAGAGATTACTCAACCCTCAGCTATTCAGTTAGCCAGTAATAAAACAGATGCTTCATGTAACGGCTCATCCAATGGACAAGCAAATGTTTTTGCTCAAGGTGGAACACCTCCTTATACATACTTCTGGCAACCAGGCAACTACACTTTACAAACCATTACCAATTTAACCCCAGGAATATACAATGTTACTGTTACCGATGCAAATAATTGTACCGAACAAACTTTCGTGCAAATAAACCAACCACAAATTTTACAGGCTCAAGTGTTATCTGCTAAAAACGTAAGTTGTTACAACGGAAATGATGGTAGTATTTCCATTCAAACAAATGGAGGCACCCCACCTTATAATTATCTTTGGTCGCCAACAAACTATACTTCTTCACAAATCAATAATTTATCTTCAGGAACTCATACCGTGTATATTACAGATTCAAAAGGATGTGCAATAAGTTTATCTATTATTCTTACTCAGCCAACTCCCATGAGCATTTTTTTAACAAAGAACGATGCTAATTGCTATCATAGTAGCGATGCCAGTGTTATAGCTTTCTGCTCGGGAGGAGTTCCTCCTTATTCTTATTTATGGAATCCGGGCGGTGGAAATACTCAAACTTACTCAAATCTTTTAGCTGCGACTTATTATGTTACTGTGACTGATAGTTTAGGTTGTAATATTTCTAGCAGCATCCAGGTCAATCAGCCAACACCAATTATACCTATCATCCTTCAAAAAGAAAATGTTCACTGTTATGGTGCTAATGATGGTATGATTTTACTTGGTGCCAATGGTGGCACACCTCCTTATACTTATCACTGGAACACCAACCAAACATCTCCTTCAATTTCAAATTTATCACCGGGAACTTATTCGTGTACCATTTCTGATAGTCACAACTGTAGTGCTACTATTAGTATTGATATTAGTGGTCCGATAGAGCCACTCACCATTAATGCCACTTCTAGTCCTACAAATTGCAACAACAGTACAGATGGTATTGTTTCAGTTACAGCTAGCGGGGGAACGACACCCTATACTTATATATGGATTCCATCGGGTGCAACAACACCTACTGTTAGCAATCTTCCTTCAGGAAATTATACTGTTTCGGTTTTTGATGCCAATCAATGTGTTGCATCTGAAAATATTCAAATAAATTCTCCTACTCCTCTCAGTGGGAATATTCAAGTTATAAGAAATGTAGATTGTAATGGTTCTTCTACCGGTGAAATTTCGGCAATTGTTCAGGGCGGAACGCCACCTTACTCCTTTTCTTGGAATACAGTTCCACAGCAAAACACACAAACAGCTACCAATGTTTATGCAGGGAGCTACAATGTAACGATTACAGATGCAAATGCCTGTTCAGTTGTTTTAAACGGAACCATTACCCAGCCACAACCTTTGACTGGAGTTATAAGTACTAATAATCCAACGTGTTATAATGGAAACAATGGATATGCATGGGTAACAGTAACAGGAGGCACACCTCCTTATAATTATACATGGAACACAATGCCTACACAAACTAGCTTCTTTGCTAACAATTTAACTAAGGGAATTTACTACGTAAGCGTTGAAGATGCATTAGGTTGTCAATGGATTGACTCATGCAGTCTTTCAAACCCAACTCAAGTAATCACTACGATAACAGATACTTTAATTATTTGTCAGGGTGAAAGTGCTACATTGAGCGCTTCAGCTATCGGCGGAAGTGGTAATTATTTTTACTATTGGAATAACAATCTTTTTGGCCAAACCATAACCGTTTCACCTCCGCATTCAAGTTCTTATATCGTTATTGCTTTCGATAGTCTTGGTTGCGAAGGAATTCCAGATACTTGCAATTTAGTTGTAAAGGAGTTTTACCCTCAAAATGTTCATCTTTTTGCAAATAGCCCTATCTGTCCAGGGAATAGTTCACTAATTTATGTAACATCTTCTGCTAATCATTATGACACGTTATATTACGCTTGGAGTAATGGTTTAGGACCAGGTCCGGGAGCATTTATAATTGTACCCAGTCAACCCACAACCTATTATGTTACTGTAAGCAATAGTTGTGATATTCATATTGTTGATTCTATAACTGTTTTATTTAAAACTCCACCTCAGATTAATTTTTATTCGGATGTATTTCAAGGATGTGTTCCCGTTACAATAAATTTCACAGACAGCTCAACTACTCCATATGATTATATTAACAGATGGTTATGGAATTTTGGAGATGGAAATACATCCACTGTTCAAAACCCGACTCATACTTTTACTACACCCGGAACGTATTATGTCAGTCTGGAAGTTGAAACCAATATGGGTTGTATAAATGATAACAACCAAAATCCATTGCCTGTTTATATCTTCGAAAATCCTACTGCCAACTTTACTACTAACAAAGATATATATTACCTCCCTAACGACCCGGTTGTTTGCACCAACCTCAGTAATGGAGCAGTAGCTTATTTTTGGGATTTTGGCGATGGTAATTCATCTACTAATCCCAATCCTTTGCATTATTATGATAATTTTGGCAGCTATACCATTATGTTAGTAGCAACTAATATGTATCAATGTACCGATACCGCCTATAAAAACATATCTGTTAGTGGCGACATCGTTTTTCCAAATGCTTTTACTCCCGATCCTAACGGTCCTAATGGAGGCTATTATTCCGAAACAGATTATTCAAACCATATATTCTTCCCTGTATCAAAAGGAGTTGCTGAATTCAATATGCAAATATTTAACCGCTGGGGCGAATTAATTTTCGAAACGAATGATATTAAAATTGGTTGGGATGGTTATTACAAAGGGAAATTATGTCAACAAGATGTTTATGTTTATCAAGCCAAAGCTCGGTTTATTGATGGACGCAAAATAGAAAAGAAAGGAGATGTATT
- a CDS encoding YjgP/YjgQ family permease: MIKSYIGPFIFTFLIAVFVLLMQFLWKYIDEFVGKGIAWNIMVELFSYASINFIPMALPLAILLSSIMTFGNLGEYFELTAMKASGISLYRIMYPLIMFVVILSIAAFLFSNYVLPVANLKFYSLLFDVRSQRPEIIIKPGVFYNGIDNYSIRVSSKNKKNNMLYNVIIYDHSNLRGNTSTLIADSGKFALSPNKDFLLIELYHGKKYEELVENPQQWTKTFPHQYQMFDEQKAKIALSGFTFTRSDESLFKEHYRMLNIVQLSETEDSLRKEYEKFKQNYKINVCQQAFFRNSYHDTINKLKDTLNISLKEIFNRLSKSEQQQIIEMALTTARNQQAFIQTTADEDDSKRSWIVKHQIEFHQKFTLAFACLVLFFIGAPLGAIIRRGGLGMPVVVSVLFFILYYILSLSGEKFAKELVLPAWQGIWLSSAILFPIGILLTYNAMTDSNLIPIQKWINALYSFIDRLKKHRS; this comes from the coding sequence ATGATAAAATCATATATAGGACCATTTATTTTTACATTTCTTATCGCCGTTTTTGTCTTACTCATGCAGTTTTTATGGAAATACATTGACGAATTTGTTGGCAAAGGAATAGCATGGAACATTATGGTCGAACTGTTTTCATATGCTTCCATCAATTTTATCCCCATGGCATTACCTTTAGCTATTTTACTTTCATCTATCATGACGTTTGGCAATTTAGGCGAATATTTTGAACTTACAGCCATGAAAGCATCGGGCATTTCACTCTACAGAATAATGTACCCACTTATTATGTTTGTTGTAATACTTAGCATTGCTGCATTTTTATTTTCTAATTATGTCTTACCTGTTGCCAACCTTAAATTTTACTCTTTACTATTTGATGTCCGAAGTCAGCGTCCCGAAATTATCATTAAACCAGGCGTTTTTTATAATGGTATTGACAATTACAGCATTCGTGTTAGCAGCAAAAACAAAAAAAATAACATGTTATACAACGTAATAATATACGATCACTCCAACCTAAGAGGAAATACCAGCACATTAATTGCAGATTCTGGAAAATTCGCTCTCTCACCCAATAAAGACTTTTTACTAATAGAACTTTACCACGGAAAAAAATATGAAGAACTCGTCGAAAATCCTCAGCAGTGGACAAAAACATTTCCTCATCAATACCAAATGTTCGACGAACAAAAAGCAAAAATTGCTCTTTCAGGATTTACTTTTACACGATCAGACGAAAGCTTATTTAAAGAACATTATCGCATGTTAAATATTGTTCAATTATCTGAAACAGAAGACTCACTCCGCAAAGAATACGAAAAATTTAAACAAAACTATAAAATAAATGTATGCCAACAAGCTTTTTTTAGAAATTCATATCATGATACCATAAATAAGCTTAAAGATACGCTAAATATTTCTTTAAAAGAAATTTTTAACCGCTTAAGTAAATCAGAACAGCAGCAAATTATTGAAATGGCTTTAACCACTGCACGCAATCAGCAAGCATTTATTCAAACTACTGCCGATGAAGATGATTCTAAACGTAGTTGGATAGTAAAACATCAAATTGAATTTCATCAAAAATTTACCTTGGCATTTGCATGCTTGGTTTTATTTTTTATTGGAGCTCCCCTTGGAGCAATTATTCGTCGTGGTGGTTTAGGTATGCCCGTTGTAGTGTCGGTTTTATTTTTTATTCTTTATTACATCCTTTCATTATCGGGTGAAAAATTTGCAAAAGAATTGGTTTTGCCTGCTTGGCAAGGAATATGGCTGTCATCGGCCATTCTTTTCCCTATTGGCATACTACTTACCTATAATGCTATGACCGACTCAAATTTGATCCCTATTCAAAAATGGATAAATGCCCTTTATTCTTTTATTGACCGGTTAAAAAAACATCGTTCATGA
- a CDS encoding SRPBCC domain-containing protein, whose product MKELIELEFVLPVSPKLLYQLISTEEGLSKWFADRVIIQNENISFYWSKQRADAKILAQKECKFIKYAWNEDIEEKNNFFFEISIISTNENTTTIKITDFSEPDEKNENIMLWNTHIDKLKRAMGINQ is encoded by the coding sequence ATGAAAGAGCTTATTGAATTAGAATTTGTATTACCAGTTTCGCCCAAATTATTGTATCAACTTATTTCAACCGAAGAAGGACTATCGAAATGGTTTGCCGACCGTGTTATTATTCAAAACGAAAACATTAGTTTTTATTGGTCTAAACAACGGGCTGATGCAAAAATACTGGCTCAAAAAGAATGTAAATTTATTAAATATGCTTGGAATGAAGATATTGAAGAAAAAAACAATTTTTTCTTTGAAATATCAATCATTTCAACTAACGAAAATACTACAACCATAAAAATTACTGATTTTTCGGAACCAGATGAAAAAAACGAAAATATTATGTTATGGAATACCCATATCGACAAACTCAAGAGAGCCATGGGCATCAATCAATAA
- a CDS encoding glycosyltransferase yields MNILILHNKVPFPPKDGGAIAVWNSALEMARQNHHVILLCMNTPKHYIPHNQIPTSIHPNLNIIPIDVDTTIKPFSLIFNFIFSSKPYHQVRFRSTAFEHKIKELFQQQTFDIVLYEGLFVLPYIRCIKKIAQTFHVFRAHNIESEIWQRIALNETNLLKKNYIKNLSNRIYKLEKSIINEVDLLLTLTKRDEEQFILLGYKKLHHVSQAGIDLSNIQVNRFNINHPSLFFIGALDWLPNQEGLLWFLRHIWNNIHQQYPSLQFEIAGRNAPYWLIRKLQEYPNIIFYGEIDNSHNFMKERAIMVVPLFSGSGMRIKIIEGMALGKSIVTTSIGTEGINTTHNKNILIADTAENFQAEIIKLIENKDFFDKIGIFAQQFIHQEYNIEHIIRNTIQYIEKAITL; encoded by the coding sequence ATGAACATTCTTATTTTACATAATAAAGTTCCATTTCCTCCCAAAGATGGGGGTGCTATTGCGGTTTGGAATTCTGCATTAGAAATGGCTCGTCAAAATCACCACGTTATCTTACTATGCATGAATACGCCTAAACATTACATTCCACATAATCAAATACCAACATCTATACACCCAAATTTAAATATCATTCCTATAGATGTTGATACTACAATTAAACCCTTTTCTTTAATTTTTAATTTTATTTTTTCTTCTAAACCTTATCATCAAGTGCGTTTTCGGTCAACCGCTTTTGAACACAAAATAAAAGAATTATTTCAACAACAAACATTCGATATTGTTCTTTACGAAGGGTTATTTGTACTTCCATATATTCGATGTATAAAAAAAATTGCACAAACATTTCACGTTTTTAGAGCACACAATATAGAAAGCGAAATTTGGCAACGTATTGCTTTAAACGAAACCAATCTTTTAAAAAAAAATTACATAAAAAATTTATCAAATAGAATATATAAGCTCGAAAAATCAATCATCAATGAAGTCGACTTATTACTAACTCTCACCAAACGCGATGAAGAACAATTTATATTACTCGGATATAAAAAACTACACCACGTATCACAAGCTGGAATTGACTTAAGCAACATACAAGTCAATCGTTTTAACATCAATCATCCAAGCTTATTCTTTATTGGAGCCTTAGATTGGCTCCCCAATCAAGAAGGACTCTTATGGTTTTTAAGACATATCTGGAATAATATTCATCAACAATATCCTTCATTACAATTTGAAATAGCTGGCCGTAATGCCCCTTATTGGCTTATACGCAAATTACAAGAATATCCTAACATTATTTTTTACGGAGAAATTGACAATTCACACAATTTTATGAAAGAACGAGCCATTATGGTTGTGCCACTTTTTTCTGGAAGTGGTATGCGTATTAAAATTATCGAAGGCATGGCATTAGGAAAAAGCATTGTCACAACATCTATTGGCACCGAAGGAATAAATACAACACATAACAAAAATATTTTAATAGCCGATACCGCCGAAAATTTTCAAGCCGAAATTATTAAACTTATTGAAAACAAAGACTTTTTCGACAAAATTGGTATTTTTGCCCAACAATTTATTCATCAAGAATATAATATTGAACATATTATTCGCAATACTATTCAATACATAGAAAAAGCTATAACTTTATAA
- a CDS encoding glycerophosphodiester phosphodiesterase has translation MKQLTCVFLCILIIFASCNKDNEIPSPTNSSTIKYLGHRGSGSDDFIGKDSLFPPENTFQAMLIGFQYLNGSETDIQMSLDGTIWLWHDHNFPNTSSNLSIPELHDTTILRLQPINKPLAKLDSVLYWMSKYAYTKYISLDVKGYFPYIPNLDYFVYFNRMTDSISAMVRRYHIERRVFVETDYTMFLDFMKIKEPLVDRYLLAYTDLRSAINTCIDREYTGISFAYYDTSLTEQNIKYLHSKGLKIQVWTLHSIESIEQIKNLYPDVIQTDIIKEISLTK, from the coding sequence ATGAAACAATTAACATGTGTCTTTTTGTGTATTCTAATCATCTTTGCTTCTTGCAACAAAGATAATGAAATCCCTTCACCTACTAACAGTTCAACCATAAAATACCTAGGTCATAGAGGAAGTGGAAGCGATGATTTTATTGGAAAAGATAGCTTATTCCCTCCAGAAAACACATTTCAGGCAATGCTAATAGGGTTTCAATATCTTAACGGTTCCGAAACCGATATTCAAATGAGTTTAGACGGTACTATTTGGTTATGGCACGATCATAATTTTCCTAATACAAGTTCCAATTTGAGTATTCCAGAACTTCACGATACAACCATTCTTAGACTCCAACCCATAAACAAACCATTAGCAAAACTCGATAGCGTATTATATTGGATGTCTAAATACGCCTACACAAAATATATTTCACTCGACGTAAAAGGATACTTCCCCTATATTCCAAACTTAGACTACTTTGTTTATTTTAATCGCATGACCGACTCCATTAGTGCTATGGTAAGAAGATACCACATAGAACGTCGTGTGTTTGTCGAAACCGATTATACCATGTTTCTCGACTTCATGAAAATAAAAGAACCTTTGGTTGACCGTTATTTACTTGCATATACCGATCTGCGTTCGGCAATAAACACTTGCATTGACAGAGAATACACAGGAATTTCGTTTGCATATTACGACACTAGCCTTACAGAACAAAACATAAAATATTTACACAGCAAGGGGTTAAAAATTCAAGTTTGGACCTTGCATTCCATCGAAAGTATTGAACAAATAAAAAATTTATATCCCGATGTTATACAAACCGATATTATTAAAGAAATCAGTTTAACAAAATAA
- a CDS encoding bifunctional 3,4-dihydroxy-2-butanone-4-phosphate synthase/GTP cyclohydrolase II: MVPSEFKFNTIEEALQDLRDGKLIIVVDDEDRENEGDFIAAAEKVTPTMVNFMTKYGRGLLCVALTEKRCEELDLTMMVSANTSLHETAFTISVDLIGNGCTTGISAEDRAKTINALVDPNTKKEDLARPGHIFPLKAKDKGVLRRAGHTEATIDLTRLAGLKEGGALIEIMSEDGTMARVPELMEISKKFGIKIITIADLIKYRLEHDSLIKRGERVKLPTEYGTFELIPYLQISNGLEHVALVKGTFNENEPVLVRVHSSCVTGDIFGSYRCDCGPQLHEAMRMIEKEGKGAIIYLNQEGRGIGLFHKIEAYKLQEQGLDTVEANVHLGFQPDERDYGVGAQILRDLGIRKMRLITNNPKKRAGLEGFGLEIVENVPLVIPPNPYNINYLTTKKNKMGHKLPSFDIHKKD, encoded by the coding sequence ATGGTTCCATCAGAATTTAAATTCAATACCATCGAAGAAGCCCTTCAGGATTTACGCGACGGTAAGCTTATCATTGTAGTGGACGACGAAGACCGCGAAAACGAAGGCGATTTTATTGCTGCCGCCGAAAAAGTTACTCCTACCATGGTCAATTTCATGACCAAATATGGTAGAGGGCTGCTTTGTGTTGCTCTAACCGAAAAACGCTGCGAAGAACTCGATCTTACTATGATGGTTTCTGCTAATACTTCTTTACACGAGACAGCATTCACCATATCGGTTGACTTAATCGGTAATGGCTGCACAACAGGTATTTCTGCCGAAGACCGTGCAAAAACCATTAACGCCCTTGTCGATCCAAACACAAAAAAAGAAGACCTTGCTCGACCCGGACATATCTTCCCACTAAAAGCCAAAGACAAAGGTGTACTTCGCCGCGCCGGTCATACCGAAGCCACAATCGACCTCACTCGCCTCGCCGGACTTAAAGAAGGTGGTGCACTTATCGAAATTATGAGCGAAGATGGTACTATGGCACGCGTGCCAGAACTCATGGAAATTAGTAAAAAATTTGGTATAAAAATAATCACCATAGCCGACCTTATTAAATACCGTTTAGAACACGATAGCCTTATCAAAAGAGGTGAGCGAGTTAAACTACCAACCGAATATGGCACCTTTGAACTCATTCCTTATCTACAAATATCGAATGGTTTAGAACACGTAGCCTTAGTTAAAGGCACTTTTAACGAAAACGAACCTGTGTTAGTAAGAGTACATTCATCATGCGTAACCGGTGATATTTTTGGCAGTTATCGCTGCGATTGTGGACCCCAACTCCACGAAGCTATGCGTATGATTGAAAAAGAAGGAAAAGGAGCCATTATTTACCTTAATCAAGAAGGTAGAGGCATTGGGTTATTCCATAAAATCGAAGCATACAAACTCCAAGAACAAGGACTCGATACTGTCGAAGCAAATGTACACCTTGGATTTCAACCCGACGAACGCGACTATGGCGTAGGTGCTCAAATACTCCGCGATTTAGGCATTCGCAAAATGCGACTCATAACTAATAATCCCAAAAAAAGAGCAGGACTCGAAGGTTTTGGACTGGAAATAGTTGAAAATGTTCCCTTAGTAATACCACCCAATCCATATAATATCAACTACCTTACAACCAAGAAAAACAAAATGGGACACAAACTGCCCTCTTTTGATATTCATAAAAAAGACTAA